The following proteins are co-located in the Nocardioides piscis genome:
- a CDS encoding GatB/YqeY domain-containing protein, producing MSALKDRLRADLTAAIKSRDEITSSTLRMVLTAITNAEVAGKEQRELSDDDIIGVLSSEAKRRREAATAFADGGRAEMAAKEAAEGEVIAGYLPAPLDESEIAELVTAAIAQTGAAGEGMRAMGKVMGVLTPQVRGRADGGAVSAEVRRQLG from the coding sequence CCGTCTGCGCGCCGACCTCACCGCCGCCATCAAGTCGCGCGACGAGATCACCTCGTCGACGCTGAGGATGGTGCTGACCGCGATCACCAACGCCGAGGTGGCCGGCAAGGAGCAGCGCGAGCTGAGCGACGACGACATCATCGGGGTGCTCTCCTCCGAGGCCAAGCGGCGCCGCGAGGCGGCCACCGCGTTCGCCGACGGCGGCCGCGCCGAGATGGCAGCCAAGGAGGCGGCGGAGGGCGAGGTCATCGCGGGCTACCTCCCGGCTCCGCTCGACGAGTCGGAGATCGCCGAGCTCGTCACCGCCGCGATCGCGCAGACCGGGGCAGCCGGCGAGGGCATGCGCGCGATGGGCAAGGTGATGGGCGTCCTGACCCCGCAGGTCAGGGGTCGTGCCGACGGTGGTGCAGTGTCGGCAGAGGTGCGCCGCCAGCTCGGCTGA